One genomic window of Cydia pomonella isolate Wapato2018A chromosome 6, ilCydPomo1, whole genome shotgun sequence includes the following:
- the LOC133519114 gene encoding protein piccolo-like isoform X5, translating to MSNTVITNYTDLNGPSTKADSSVVVIVNKDGSLSVDQNLLGTLMGTDGSQAAGISVVRVGHEGKPDDATDSEGEDDKIPHVTLSVDSYYDEPNSIIKYDSGAEMLQSLRIETRENSLIGFQNDHCYTPLTSPSQSLPQRTDSFAGYDDPVIEITHTPPPKPVPSAKKITILEQQIIPKGRKIAINPQEGIILKGNDVLTKPLPVLTKSKYAIEPEKTTASQPKSEEENESSSASSSADAISDRDSDSDYKDTKDRSGPPKLRKTKLKPRILKSAQAAKAKVSPKVAARLKSNKSLIKREVKEKIISKNVPEKKQISSDNVLHKESPVVIPEVNLSGHELSRVVIKPSLKPVKKEKKTPAHVSALLTDMTSLFSTPDVIRRVSTENKPPTKGEKEQIVGVKKPDLAKPQEAEEKPSDVVKPLGAIDRAKNVVPQKTYSKQKDKVINPSDKVAKSYDLIPQIDDASLAQIFQDTPVTTLNKTQPNISTIHTMNSPSLAGPLSPTLDLLGALPSEEEGLSEDFLMHVAQLVESSENLQEVLDKQVLGKVDTVPTTTVATAPAVQPPTPQPPASRSLLYQQTPTKVVKTLPPQKNPIEIVRRDGRVITLPPIEAPATRSSKRKSQMTSQEAPPSAETAAPPPPVAPPPLVAPPPPAAPPPPVAPPAAPEPPPAPPSKAYVNKKLPPKKPEAAAPPPVVADKIFTESQESWNSEDDPYRLWCICKQPHNNRFMICCDSCEDWFHGKCVNITKAMGQQMEEDGIEWRCPNCVKKTKPTPKTITNKMTIQKKLEVDTDQSPPLLVSPSASKAVSSKTSCIVCKKPARASSIYCSDACILKHAQDSLGNQTPGKPDHDKTKSDSRVIVYERKSGRVLAGPNAPTPENLKVWLQKNPTFEVVRPGTLSAIKPNVMKKKAAAPATKEPNKIQTTLNFERIPKKIGLQTPKELKEIPPKLMYSRDEPKPLMSPKTPVTPKAQPQQPQFPDTPRASTSGLRTVAEPRKLVRTANRPASEKATKAPSVSPAAVRKKDTPPDTKNKMKSAEPIRDNVRKALQEQMAARMAENTGPKFSEDEIKQFAHDTELELHELFRDVGMKYKAKYRSLMFNIKDRKNLSLWQKICDKTITPKQLVRLSPEELASQELAQWRDKEAKYQLELIKKSELDLLAASKTYVLKTHKGEEVMETKESVSTELDPNVPVEDLVSALNDSTATEEPSKDNSSETIESPMKPDSKKHSSKKSAKDSSHSKKSRRESKRDSESRKSRSSRRKSDGKDKDERHTRRSEKRTRAASKDRSRRDSSKEKDTERSRRRSRSRTKSKKRSKTREHSRSPSREGSRSRRAEPTQPRRDRSRRRASADKPKHRSRSQQLAYTNTKNESTDSDSLERPKSAMLKEAHPEYDPHEPMITSAFSEEDLRKSRDDVYEDSYNKNEIGDYGNTEYDPTKTFAVDTNILPGTTFASPKPSSEKLEKVAEAESDQEPSSTVEHSSAPVWNGCINMVDVARFYVAAHEVSGTAADIEEDLSTELDIVGRINPDTVWDYISKMKRASNKDIIILKLQAANDEEKMQYIALYSYLSSRNRLGVVRVLNTTLVKDFYIVPLPAHTALPGVLQPLDGPGLGEARTHLLVAIVIRQRKRAAPPAALGRAQPPPAKARRSSRKRSHTPPGASYTPPASPRRRALPLPAAYTSPKLSTSVKDKIAATLASADDDEAYSPGSSTSSGSAPSSLRCKMEELNRQIEEQKQQIRKMTQADSSAAGEDEAYSPSRPMTPPGAGVVPLADIALPSNLQEILATIKQRSEPAAAAADVDMRLPQQLP from the exons ATGTCGAATACAGTGATAACGAACTATACGGACCTAAATGGGCCTTCCACGAAGGCCGATAGTTCTGTTGTTGTTATTGTAAACAAGGATGGATCGCTTTCTGTGGATCAAAACTTACTTGGAACTTTGATGG gaaCGGATGGATCACAAGCTGCTGGAATAAGTGTAGTTCGAGTCGGACATGAAGGCAAACCTGATGATGCCACTGACTCTGAGGGAGAGGATGACAAAATACCACATGTAACACTTTCAGTTGACAGTTATTATGACGAGCCTAATAGCATCATAAAGTATG ATAGTGGAGCTGAAATGTTGCAATCATTGAGAATTGAAACAAGAGAAAATAGTCTGATTGGGTTTCAAAATGATCATTGTTACACACCTCTTACATCTCCAAGTCAGTCTCTTCCACAGAGAACTGACAGCTTTGCTGGCTATGATGATCCCGTTATTGAGATCACACACACTCCGCCTCCAAAACCAGTCCCAAGTGCAAAGAAAATCACAATATTGGAACAGCAAATCATACCCAAAGGCAGAAAAATTGCTATAAATCCCCAGGAAGGTATTATCTTGAAGGGAAATGATGTATTAACAAAACCATTGCCAGTCTTGACTAAATCTAAATATGCCATTGAACCAGAAAAGACTACAGCAAGTCAACCAAAAAGTGAGGAAGAAAATGAGTCATCATCTGCAAGCTCTTCTGCTGATGCAATTTCTGACAGAGACTCTGATTCAGACTATAAAGATACAAAAGATAGGTCAGGACCTCCCAAGTTacgtaaaacaaaattaaaacctCGAATTCTAAAGAGCGCCCAAGCCGCTAAAGCCAAAGTTAGCCCTAAAGTGGCTGCCAGATTGAAGTCTAACAAAAGTCTTATCAAACGAGAAGTTAAAGAAAAAATCATTAGTAAAAATGTACCAGAAAAGAAGCAAATTTCTTCAGATAATGTATTACACAAAGAGAGTCCTGTTGTTATACCAGAAGTCAACCTTAGTGGCCATGAACTCAGCAGAGTTGTAATAAAACCATCATTGAAACCAGTCaaaaaggaaaagaaaacaCCTGCTCACGTCTCTGCCTTGCTAACTGACATGACATCGTTGTTCTCCACACCTGACGTGATTAGAAGGGTTTCCACTGAAAATAAACCACCTACAAAAGGTGAGAAGGAACAAATTGTCGGTGTCAAGAAACCAGACCTTGCTAAACCACAGGAGGCAGAAGAAAAGCCATCAGATGTGGTCAAACCTCTCGGAGCCATAGATAGAGCCAAAAATGTTGTTCCACAGAAAACATATTCTAAACAGAAAGATAAGGTAATCAATCCTTCCGATAAAGTAGCAAAAAGCTATGATCTCATTCCTCAAATTGATGACGCCAGTCTAGCACAGATATTCCAAGACACTCCAGTTACAACTTTAAACAAAACTCAGCCAAATATTTCAACAATTCACACTATGAACAGCCCAAGTCTAGCTGGCCCACTATCTCCCACTCTAGACCTACTGGGGGCCCTGCCGTCCGAGGAGGAAGGTTTGAGCGAGGACTTCCTGATGCACGTGGCGCAGCTGGTGGAGAGTTCGGAGAACCTACAAGAGGTACTGGACAAACAGGTTCTCGGCAAAGTGGACACGGTACCGACCACCACCGTAGCGACGGCGCCTGCCGTCCAACCTCCGACGCCCCAGCCGCCGGCATCGAGGAGTCTTCTATACCAGCAAACACCAACGAAAGTGGTAAAAACCCTGCCGCCGCAAAAGAATCCGATCGAGATAGTGAGACGCGACGGTCGCGTTATCACATTGCCGCCGATAGAGGCACCCGCCACGAGGTCATCGAAACGGAAGAGTCAAATGACGAGCCAGGAGGCGCCCCCCTCGGCCGAGAcggccgccccgccgccgccagtggcgccgccgccgctagtggcgccgccgccgccggcagcgccgccgccgcccgtagcgccgcccgccgcccccgagccgccgccggcgccgcccTCCAAGGCCTACGTCAACAAGAAGCTGCCGCCCAAGAAGCCGGAggcggccgcgccgccgcccgttgttgctgataaaatatttacagaatCTCAAGAGAGCTGGAACTCTGAAGATGATCCTTATAG ATTGTGGTGTATATGTAAACAGCCCCACAACAATCGCTTCATGATATGTTGCGACAGCTGCGAGGACTGGTTCCACGGCAAATGTGTTAACATTACCAAAGCGATGGGCCAGCAGATGGAAGAGGACGGCATCGAATGGCGATGTCCTAACTGTGTGAAAAAGACGAAACCTACTCCTAAAACTATCACAAATAAA atGACAATTCAAAAGAAGCTAGAAGTTGATACTGATCAATCACCACCTCTCCTGGTGTCGCCATCTGCGAGCAAAGCCGTATCGTCAAAGACAAGTTGCATTGTTTGCAAGAAGCCTGCCCGCGCCAGTAGTATTTACTGCAGCGACGCGTGTATTCTGAAACATGCGCAGGACTCATTGGGAAATCAAACACCGGGAAAACCAGATCATGATAAAACAAAATCAGATTCCAGA gtAATTGTATATGAAAGAAAGTCTGGCAGGGTACTCGCTGGGCCAAATGCTCCCACACCTGAGAACTTGAAGGTTTGGCTACAAAAGAATCCTACTTTTGAAGTCGTTCGGCCTGGAACTCTCAGTGCTATCAAACCGAATGTAATGAAAAAGAAAGCAGCAGCACCAGCAACAAAGGAACCAAACAAAATTCAAACAACACTTAATTTTGAACGAATTCCGAAAAAAATAGGGTTGCAAACTCCTAAAGAACTCAAAGAGATTCCTCCTAAACTAATGTATTCAAGAGATGAGCCGAAACCTCTGATGTCACCGAAAACTCCTGTGACGCCGAAAGCACAGCCACAGCAGCCGCAATTCCCTGACACTCCAAGAGCCAGTACTTCAGGCCTAAGAACTGTGGCTGAACCCAGAAAACTCGTTCGCACCGCTAACCGACCAGCAAGCGAAAAAGCAACTAAG GCACCATCAGTCTCGCCGGCTGCGGTGCGCAAAAAGGACACGCCGCCCGACACTAAGAACAAGATGAAGTCCGCGGAGCCCAtccgggacaacgtgaggaaagCCTTGCAAGAACAGATGGCCGCTCGCATGGCGGAGAACACCGGGCCCAAGTTTAGTGAAGACGAAATAAAGCAGTTCGCTCACGACACTGAGTTGGAACTGCACGAGCTGTTCCGCGACGTCGGCATGAAGTATAAGGCGAAGTACAGGTCGCTCATGTTCAACATCAAAGATCGGAAAAATCTTTCGCTGTGGCAGAAAATCTGTGATAAAACTATAACGCCTAAACAATTG GTACGATTGTCGCCAGAGGAATTAGCTAGTCAGGAGTTAGCACAATGGAGAGACAAGGAAGCTAAATATCAGTTGGAGCTAATAAAGAAATCTGAACTGGATCTATTGGCTGCCAGTAAAACATATGTTCTTAAGACACATAAGGGTGAAGAG gTAATGGAGACAAAAGAATCGGTGTCCACCGAGTTAGACCCGAATGTGCCCGTAGAAGATTTGGTCTCCGCTCTGAATGACTCTACAGCTACTGAAGAACCGTCAAAAGACAACTCTTCTGAAAC CATCGAAAGTCCCATGAAACCCGATTCTAAAAAGCACAGTAGTAAGAAAAGCGCTAAAGATTCATCCCATTCCAAAAAAAGTAGACGAGAATCAAAACGAGACTCCGAAAGCAGAAAATCACGCTCTTCAAGAAGAAAGTCGGACGGGAAAGATAAAGACGAAAGACATACACGAAGATCGGAAAAGAGGACGAGAGCCGCATCTAAAGATAGGTCTAGGAGAGACTCCTCGAAAGAGAAAGATACCGAGCGCAGTAGGCGAAGATCGCGGTCGAGAACCAAATCGAAAAAGCGGTCGAAGACCCGAGAACATTCCAGGTCGCCGAGTCGGGAAGGCTCGCGCTCGCGCCGCGCCGAGCCCACGCAGCCGCGCCGCGACCGCTCCCGGCGCCGCGCCTCCGCCGACAAGCCCAAGCATCGCTCCAGGTCTCAACAGCTGGCTTACACTAACACCAAAAATga ATCTACAGATTCCGATTCATTGGAGAGGCCCAAATCTGCGATGCTGAAGGAAGCGCATCCCGAATATGATCCACACGAACCCATGATCACTTCCGCGTTCTCCGAAGAAGACCTCAGAAAGTCGCGGGACGATGTGTATGAAGATAGCTATAACAAAAATGAGATAGGAGATTACGGCAATACGGAATACGATCCGACGAAAACTTTCGCGGTGGATACAAATATATTGCCCGGTACTACTTTCGCCTCACCAAAACCTAGTTCTGAAAAACTTGAGAAAGTTGCAG AGGCGGAGAGCGACCAGGAGCCCAGCAGCACGGTGGAGCACTCGTCGGCGCCGGTGTGGAACGGCTGCATCAACATGGTGGACGTGGCGCGCTTCTACGTCGCCGCACACGAG GTATCCGGGACTGCCGCGGATATAGAAGAAGATCTCAGCACGGAATTGGATATCGTGGGCAGGATAAACCCCGACACGGTGTGGGACTACATCAGCAAGATGAAGAGAGCTAGCAATAAAGACATAATCATATTAAAGTTGCAGGCGGCCAACGACGAAGAAAAAATGCAGTACATAGCTCTATACAGCTATCTCAGTAGTAGGAATAG GCTGGGCGTGGTGCGCGTGCTGAACACGACGCTGGTGAAGGACTTCTACATCGTGCCGCTGCCGGCGCACACGGCGCTGCCGGGCGTGCTGCAGCCGCTGGACGGGCCGGGGCTGGGCGAGGCGCGCACGCACCTGCTGGTGGCCATCGTCATCCGCCAGCGCAAGCgggccgcgccgcccgccgcgctcGGCCGCGCGCAGCCGCCGCCCGCCAAG
- the LOC133519114 gene encoding protein piccolo-like isoform X3 — protein sequence MSNTVITNYTDLNGPSTKADSSVVVIVNKDGSLSVDQNLLGTLMGTDGSQAAGISVVRVGHEGKPDDATDSEGEDDKIPHVTLSVDSYYDEPNSIIKYDSGAEMLQSLRIETRENSLIGFQNDHCYTPLTSPSQSLPQRTDSFAGYDDPVIEITHTPPPKPVPSAKKITILEQQIIPKGRKIAINPQEGIILKGNDVLTKPLPVLTKSKYAIEPEKTTASQPKSEEENESSSASSSADAISDRDSDSDYKDTKDRSGPPKLRKTKLKPRILKSAQAAKAKVSPKVAARLKSNKSLIKREVKEKIISKNVPEKKQISSDNVLHKESPVVIPEVNLSGHELSRVVIKPSLKPVKKEKKTPAHVSALLTDMTSLFSTPDVIRRVSTENKPPTKGEKEQIVGVKKPDLAKPQEAEEKPSDVVKPLGAIDRAKNVVPQKTYSKQKDKVINPSDKVAKSYDLIPQIDDASLAQIFQDTPVTTLNKTQPNISTIHTMNSPSLAGPLSPTLDLLGALPSEEEGLSEDFLMHVAQLVESSENLQEVLDKQVLGKVDTVPTTTVATAPAVQPPTPQPPASRSLLYQQTPTKVVKTLPPQKNPIEIVRRDGRVITLPPIEAPATRSSKRKSQMTSQEAPPSAETAAPPPPVAPPPLVAPPPPAAPPPPVAPPAAPEPPPAPPSKAYVNKKLPPKKPEAAAPPPVVADKIFTESQESWNSEDDPYRLWCICKQPHNNRFMICCDSCEDWFHGKCVNITKAMGQQMEEDGIEWRCPNCVKKTKPTPKTITNKMTIQKKLEVDTDQSPPLLVSPSASKAVSSKTSCIVCKKPARASSIYCSDACILKHAQDSLGNQTPGKPDHDKTKSDSRVIVYERKSGRVLAGPNAPTPENLKVWLQKNPTFEVVRPGTLSAIKPNVMKKKAAAPATKEPNKIQTTLNFERIPKKIGLQTPKELKEIPPKLMYSRDEPKPLMSPKTPVTPKAQPQQPQFPDTPRASTSGLRTVAEPRKLVRTANRPASEKATKAPSVSPAAVRKKDTPPDTKNKMKSAEPIRDNVRKALQEQMAARMAENTGPKFSEDEIKQFAHDTELELHELFRDVGMKYKAKYRSLMFNIKDRKNLSLWQKICDKTITPKQLVRLSPEELASQELAQWRDKEAKYQLELIKKSELDLLAASKTYVLKTHKGEEVMETKESVSTELDPNVPVEDLVSALNDSTATEEPSKDNSSETIESPMKPDSKKHSSKKSAKDSSHSKKSRRESKRDSESRKSRSSRRKSDGKDKDERHTRRSEKRTRAASKDRSRRDSSKEKDTERSRRRSRSRTKSKKRSKTREHSRSPSREGSRSRRAEPTQPRRDRSRRRASADKPKHRSRSQQLAYTNTKNESTDSDSLERPKSAMLKEAHPEYDPHEPMITSAFSEEDLRKSRDDVYEDSYNKNEIGDYGNTEYDPTKTFAVDTNILPGTTFASPKPSSEKLEKVAEAESDQEPSSTVEHSSAPVWNGCINMVDVARFYVAAHEVSGTAADIEEDLSTELDIVGRINPDTVWDYISKMKRASNKDIIILKLQAANDEEKMQYIALYSYLSSRNRLGVVRVLNTTLVKDFYIVPLPAHTALPGVLQPLDGPGLGEARTHLLVAIVIRQRKRAAPPAALGRAQPPPAKQARRSSRKRSHTPPGASYTPPASPRRRALPLPAAYTSPKLSTSVKDKIAATLASADDDEAYSPGSSTSSGSAPSSLRCKMEELNRQIEEQKQQIRKMTQADSSAAGEVSIDTSVLFVHQQRQRALVAALQDGRA from the exons ATGTCGAATACAGTGATAACGAACTATACGGACCTAAATGGGCCTTCCACGAAGGCCGATAGTTCTGTTGTTGTTATTGTAAACAAGGATGGATCGCTTTCTGTGGATCAAAACTTACTTGGAACTTTGATGG gaaCGGATGGATCACAAGCTGCTGGAATAAGTGTAGTTCGAGTCGGACATGAAGGCAAACCTGATGATGCCACTGACTCTGAGGGAGAGGATGACAAAATACCACATGTAACACTTTCAGTTGACAGTTATTATGACGAGCCTAATAGCATCATAAAGTATG ATAGTGGAGCTGAAATGTTGCAATCATTGAGAATTGAAACAAGAGAAAATAGTCTGATTGGGTTTCAAAATGATCATTGTTACACACCTCTTACATCTCCAAGTCAGTCTCTTCCACAGAGAACTGACAGCTTTGCTGGCTATGATGATCCCGTTATTGAGATCACACACACTCCGCCTCCAAAACCAGTCCCAAGTGCAAAGAAAATCACAATATTGGAACAGCAAATCATACCCAAAGGCAGAAAAATTGCTATAAATCCCCAGGAAGGTATTATCTTGAAGGGAAATGATGTATTAACAAAACCATTGCCAGTCTTGACTAAATCTAAATATGCCATTGAACCAGAAAAGACTACAGCAAGTCAACCAAAAAGTGAGGAAGAAAATGAGTCATCATCTGCAAGCTCTTCTGCTGATGCAATTTCTGACAGAGACTCTGATTCAGACTATAAAGATACAAAAGATAGGTCAGGACCTCCCAAGTTacgtaaaacaaaattaaaacctCGAATTCTAAAGAGCGCCCAAGCCGCTAAAGCCAAAGTTAGCCCTAAAGTGGCTGCCAGATTGAAGTCTAACAAAAGTCTTATCAAACGAGAAGTTAAAGAAAAAATCATTAGTAAAAATGTACCAGAAAAGAAGCAAATTTCTTCAGATAATGTATTACACAAAGAGAGTCCTGTTGTTATACCAGAAGTCAACCTTAGTGGCCATGAACTCAGCAGAGTTGTAATAAAACCATCATTGAAACCAGTCaaaaaggaaaagaaaacaCCTGCTCACGTCTCTGCCTTGCTAACTGACATGACATCGTTGTTCTCCACACCTGACGTGATTAGAAGGGTTTCCACTGAAAATAAACCACCTACAAAAGGTGAGAAGGAACAAATTGTCGGTGTCAAGAAACCAGACCTTGCTAAACCACAGGAGGCAGAAGAAAAGCCATCAGATGTGGTCAAACCTCTCGGAGCCATAGATAGAGCCAAAAATGTTGTTCCACAGAAAACATATTCTAAACAGAAAGATAAGGTAATCAATCCTTCCGATAAAGTAGCAAAAAGCTATGATCTCATTCCTCAAATTGATGACGCCAGTCTAGCACAGATATTCCAAGACACTCCAGTTACAACTTTAAACAAAACTCAGCCAAATATTTCAACAATTCACACTATGAACAGCCCAAGTCTAGCTGGCCCACTATCTCCCACTCTAGACCTACTGGGGGCCCTGCCGTCCGAGGAGGAAGGTTTGAGCGAGGACTTCCTGATGCACGTGGCGCAGCTGGTGGAGAGTTCGGAGAACCTACAAGAGGTACTGGACAAACAGGTTCTCGGCAAAGTGGACACGGTACCGACCACCACCGTAGCGACGGCGCCTGCCGTCCAACCTCCGACGCCCCAGCCGCCGGCATCGAGGAGTCTTCTATACCAGCAAACACCAACGAAAGTGGTAAAAACCCTGCCGCCGCAAAAGAATCCGATCGAGATAGTGAGACGCGACGGTCGCGTTATCACATTGCCGCCGATAGAGGCACCCGCCACGAGGTCATCGAAACGGAAGAGTCAAATGACGAGCCAGGAGGCGCCCCCCTCGGCCGAGAcggccgccccgccgccgccagtggcgccgccgccgctagtggcgccgccgccgccggcagcgccgccgccgcccgtagcgccgcccgccgcccccgagccgccgccggcgccgcccTCCAAGGCCTACGTCAACAAGAAGCTGCCGCCCAAGAAGCCGGAggcggccgcgccgccgcccgttgttgctgataaaatatttacagaatCTCAAGAGAGCTGGAACTCTGAAGATGATCCTTATAG ATTGTGGTGTATATGTAAACAGCCCCACAACAATCGCTTCATGATATGTTGCGACAGCTGCGAGGACTGGTTCCACGGCAAATGTGTTAACATTACCAAAGCGATGGGCCAGCAGATGGAAGAGGACGGCATCGAATGGCGATGTCCTAACTGTGTGAAAAAGACGAAACCTACTCCTAAAACTATCACAAATAAA atGACAATTCAAAAGAAGCTAGAAGTTGATACTGATCAATCACCACCTCTCCTGGTGTCGCCATCTGCGAGCAAAGCCGTATCGTCAAAGACAAGTTGCATTGTTTGCAAGAAGCCTGCCCGCGCCAGTAGTATTTACTGCAGCGACGCGTGTATTCTGAAACATGCGCAGGACTCATTGGGAAATCAAACACCGGGAAAACCAGATCATGATAAAACAAAATCAGATTCCAGA gtAATTGTATATGAAAGAAAGTCTGGCAGGGTACTCGCTGGGCCAAATGCTCCCACACCTGAGAACTTGAAGGTTTGGCTACAAAAGAATCCTACTTTTGAAGTCGTTCGGCCTGGAACTCTCAGTGCTATCAAACCGAATGTAATGAAAAAGAAAGCAGCAGCACCAGCAACAAAGGAACCAAACAAAATTCAAACAACACTTAATTTTGAACGAATTCCGAAAAAAATAGGGTTGCAAACTCCTAAAGAACTCAAAGAGATTCCTCCTAAACTAATGTATTCAAGAGATGAGCCGAAACCTCTGATGTCACCGAAAACTCCTGTGACGCCGAAAGCACAGCCACAGCAGCCGCAATTCCCTGACACTCCAAGAGCCAGTACTTCAGGCCTAAGAACTGTGGCTGAACCCAGAAAACTCGTTCGCACCGCTAACCGACCAGCAAGCGAAAAAGCAACTAAG GCACCATCAGTCTCGCCGGCTGCGGTGCGCAAAAAGGACACGCCGCCCGACACTAAGAACAAGATGAAGTCCGCGGAGCCCAtccgggacaacgtgaggaaagCCTTGCAAGAACAGATGGCCGCTCGCATGGCGGAGAACACCGGGCCCAAGTTTAGTGAAGACGAAATAAAGCAGTTCGCTCACGACACTGAGTTGGAACTGCACGAGCTGTTCCGCGACGTCGGCATGAAGTATAAGGCGAAGTACAGGTCGCTCATGTTCAACATCAAAGATCGGAAAAATCTTTCGCTGTGGCAGAAAATCTGTGATAAAACTATAACGCCTAAACAATTG GTACGATTGTCGCCAGAGGAATTAGCTAGTCAGGAGTTAGCACAATGGAGAGACAAGGAAGCTAAATATCAGTTGGAGCTAATAAAGAAATCTGAACTGGATCTATTGGCTGCCAGTAAAACATATGTTCTTAAGACACATAAGGGTGAAGAG gTAATGGAGACAAAAGAATCGGTGTCCACCGAGTTAGACCCGAATGTGCCCGTAGAAGATTTGGTCTCCGCTCTGAATGACTCTACAGCTACTGAAGAACCGTCAAAAGACAACTCTTCTGAAAC CATCGAAAGTCCCATGAAACCCGATTCTAAAAAGCACAGTAGTAAGAAAAGCGCTAAAGATTCATCCCATTCCAAAAAAAGTAGACGAGAATCAAAACGAGACTCCGAAAGCAGAAAATCACGCTCTTCAAGAAGAAAGTCGGACGGGAAAGATAAAGACGAAAGACATACACGAAGATCGGAAAAGAGGACGAGAGCCGCATCTAAAGATAGGTCTAGGAGAGACTCCTCGAAAGAGAAAGATACCGAGCGCAGTAGGCGAAGATCGCGGTCGAGAACCAAATCGAAAAAGCGGTCGAAGACCCGAGAACATTCCAGGTCGCCGAGTCGGGAAGGCTCGCGCTCGCGCCGCGCCGAGCCCACGCAGCCGCGCCGCGACCGCTCCCGGCGCCGCGCCTCCGCCGACAAGCCCAAGCATCGCTCCAGGTCTCAACAGCTGGCTTACACTAACACCAAAAATga ATCTACAGATTCCGATTCATTGGAGAGGCCCAAATCTGCGATGCTGAAGGAAGCGCATCCCGAATATGATCCACACGAACCCATGATCACTTCCGCGTTCTCCGAAGAAGACCTCAGAAAGTCGCGGGACGATGTGTATGAAGATAGCTATAACAAAAATGAGATAGGAGATTACGGCAATACGGAATACGATCCGACGAAAACTTTCGCGGTGGATACAAATATATTGCCCGGTACTACTTTCGCCTCACCAAAACCTAGTTCTGAAAAACTTGAGAAAGTTGCAG AGGCGGAGAGCGACCAGGAGCCCAGCAGCACGGTGGAGCACTCGTCGGCGCCGGTGTGGAACGGCTGCATCAACATGGTGGACGTGGCGCGCTTCTACGTCGCCGCACACGAG GTATCCGGGACTGCCGCGGATATAGAAGAAGATCTCAGCACGGAATTGGATATCGTGGGCAGGATAAACCCCGACACGGTGTGGGACTACATCAGCAAGATGAAGAGAGCTAGCAATAAAGACATAATCATATTAAAGTTGCAGGCGGCCAACGACGAAGAAAAAATGCAGTACATAGCTCTATACAGCTATCTCAGTAGTAGGAATAG GCTGGGCGTGGTGCGCGTGCTGAACACGACGCTGGTGAAGGACTTCTACATCGTGCCGCTGCCGGCGCACACGGCGCTGCCGGGCGTGCTGCAGCCGCTGGACGGGCCGGGGCTGGGCGAGGCGCGCACGCACCTGCTGGTGGCCATCGTCATCCGCCAGCGCAAGCgggccgcgccgcccgccgcgctcGGCCGCGCGCAGCCGCCGCCCGCCAAG